In one window of Prevotella sp. E13-17 DNA:
- a CDS encoding glycosyltransferase family 2 protein: MIRFTVVTITYNAEQVLERTLQSVLSQTYEGVEHLIVDGRSTDGTVNMAQRYKEVSDASGNHHKVIVQSEPDHGIYDAMNKGLTQASGDYVVFMNAGDFFPQPDTIEQIVHRCRLSECATAELPAVLYGNTDIVDSEGHYLRPRRLQPPAQLSWRSFRQGMLVCHQAFYVRTDIAKNLQYDTQYRFSADVDWCIRVMREAERMGLPLYNINMVVANYTEEGATTANHRASLKERYRVMVSHYGHVSTFLMHCWFVVRSIIKK, encoded by the coding sequence ATGATTCGATTCACTGTTGTCACCATCACTTATAATGCAGAGCAGGTGCTGGAGCGAACGCTGCAGAGCGTGCTTAGTCAGACCTACGAGGGCGTGGAACATCTGATCGTTGACGGGCGCTCAACAGATGGCACCGTCAACATGGCACAGCGCTACAAGGAAGTGAGCGATGCCTCTGGCAATCATCATAAGGTCATCGTACAGTCGGAACCCGACCACGGTATCTATGATGCCATGAACAAGGGGTTGACGCAGGCCTCAGGCGATTATGTTGTGTTTATGAATGCGGGCGACTTTTTTCCGCAACCTGATACGATCGAACAAATAGTGCACCGCTGCAGACTCAGTGAGTGTGCTACAGCCGAACTGCCTGCCGTGCTCTATGGCAATACCGATATCGTCGATAGCGAAGGGCACTATCTGCGTCCGCGGCGCTTGCAGCCGCCAGCGCAGCTGTCGTGGCGTTCGTTTCGGCAGGGAATGCTGGTGTGTCATCAGGCTTTCTATGTGCGCACGGACATAGCCAAGAACCTGCAGTATGACACCCAGTATCGCTTCTCTGCCGATGTAGATTGGTGTATCCGTGTGATGCGTGAGGCCGAGCGTATGGGACTGCCGCTCTATAATATAAATATGGTGGTGGCTAACTATACCGAGGAGGGCGCCACCACGGCCAACCACCGTGCTTCGCTGAAAGAGCGCTATCGCGTGATGGTGAGCCATTATGGCCATGTCAGCACCTTCCTCATGCATTGCTGGTTTGTTGTGAGGTCCATCATAAAAAAGTAG
- a CDS encoding glycosyltransferase family 4 protein has protein sequence MKVLIVNTSEKTGGAAVAANRLMTSLNNYGVKAKMLVRDKQTQDISVVGLKGKLSKRWYFLWERFVVFCQLHFKREHLFEIDLANAGTDITRLPEFEEADIIHLHWINQGFLSLNVIGKILRSGKPVVWTMHDMWPATALCHLTLGCTNFRTGCMNCKYLPGGGSKHDLSARVWKHKQAMLEKGNITFVTCSKWLEQEAKSSALLQGQTITSIPNPIDVNTFSPGSREEACVAEGLPTDKRLILFVCQRATNPNKGMQYLVDACRKLADEKPEMKANTGVVILGGHADEVAQQLPFAAYPMGYVSDRQRIVRIYRAASMFVLPSLSENLPNTIMEAMACGVPCLGFRVGGIPEEIDHLKNGYVADYRSVDDLAKGIDWILNKADRALLSNEAVKKVHHHYATQQVMVRYIEVYQQVLAQKHLML, from the coding sequence ATGAAAGTATTGATTGTAAACACGAGCGAAAAGACAGGGGGAGCGGCTGTTGCTGCCAACCGTCTGATGACTTCTCTTAATAATTATGGTGTTAAAGCCAAAATGTTGGTGCGCGACAAACAGACTCAGGACATCAGCGTTGTGGGGCTCAAAGGTAAACTGTCGAAACGATGGTATTTTCTTTGGGAACGTTTCGTGGTGTTCTGTCAGCTGCATTTCAAGCGCGAACACCTGTTCGAGATAGACCTGGCCAATGCTGGCACCGACATCACACGGTTGCCCGAGTTCGAGGAGGCCGACATCATTCACCTGCATTGGATCAATCAAGGCTTTCTGTCGCTGAACGTCATCGGGAAGATACTGCGTAGCGGTAAGCCCGTGGTGTGGACCATGCACGACATGTGGCCCGCCACAGCCCTCTGCCACCTGACGCTGGGGTGTACTAACTTCCGCACGGGTTGTATGAACTGTAAGTACTTGCCGGGCGGAGGAAGTAAACATGACCTGTCGGCACGCGTGTGGAAACACAAACAAGCCATGCTGGAGAAGGGGAATATCACATTCGTGACCTGCAGCAAGTGGCTGGAACAAGAAGCTAAGAGCAGCGCGTTGCTGCAAGGGCAGACCATTACCAGCATACCTAACCCCATCGATGTGAACACGTTTAGTCCGGGTTCGCGCGAAGAAGCATGTGTAGCAGAGGGCTTGCCCACCGACAAGCGGCTCATTTTGTTTGTCTGTCAGCGTGCTACCAATCCCAATAAAGGCATGCAGTATCTGGTTGATGCCTGCAGAAAACTGGCCGACGAAAAACCAGAGATGAAGGCGAATACGGGGGTCGTCATCCTTGGCGGACATGCTGACGAGGTGGCGCAACAGCTGCCTTTTGCGGCTTATCCCATGGGCTATGTCAGCGACCGCCAGCGCATTGTGCGCATCTATAGGGCGGCCAGCATGTTCGTGTTGCCCTCGCTCAGCGAGAATCTGCCCAACACCATCATGGAGGCTATGGCATGCGGTGTGCCTTGTCTGGGCTTTCGTGTAGGCGGTATTCCCGAAGAGATAGATCATCTGAAGAATGGCTATGTGGCCGACTATCGTTCGGTGGATGACCTGGCAAAGGGCATCGACTGGATTCTGAACAAGGCCGACCGCGCCCTGCTGAGCAATGAGGCCGTTAAGAAGGTGCATCATCACTACGCTACCCAGCAGGTGATGGTGCGCTATATCGAGGTCTATCAGCAAGTATTGGCTCAAAAACACTTGATGCTATGA